The Juglans microcarpa x Juglans regia isolate MS1-56 chromosome 2D, Jm3101_v1.0, whole genome shotgun sequence DNA window CAAGGtaccatttcttcttttttatagtTTAAAGGTGCAATGTCTCTGTTTTGGTTATTTGGTGTGTAAAGTGTACAACTCCTAATAGTTTGAATGTTTCCAAATTTTTAGTACCACCAATATGTCTTAGAAAAGGGTAAATCAGCTAGTACCATAAAGATGTTCAAGTCCTCTTGTTGTAATGCTCCAACAGAGGCCCTTGCTACAATTGAGACATACTCTGAAAGGATTAGCAAATGGTACAATTGGAGTCCCTTGGATTCATTATAAAGAATAAGAATTTCTCCCTCCCAGGCAATGTGGAATCTCATTCACCACATATACTCACTCATCATGGGCATCACGCATGTAATAGTAAATTTCCCTTCGGTATAGGTTggtatcctttttttttataggtagaaGGTAACAAAGAGTGTTGGCGTCTGGAAACAACCTTGTCTATGTGCTTGTACTTTTTCTTTGTCTAGGCTTCCTTCCCcccactcaaaaaaaaaaaaaaaaaaaaaaaagagtatgtTGCATTCAGTTGCAACTCTTTTAATCATGTAATAATGCCACTTCCCATATTGGGATGCTAGGCAGAACACCTGGCATTACTCCAGGCGTTATGCCTGAAGTTATGACCGTAACgtaggctggcctttaaggccagccaaCGGTTTCCATTCCTGCCATAGCTATCCTTGAATCTTTTGAGTCTCTCCATATTGTTCTGTTAGTAAAACTCTTACGCCGTGGGCATCTTGAGTGTGTCTCTAGATTTATCTACGTAGCACACACACCGGGTGAAGGTGAACTCTGAGGTTTTAACACTAGATTCACTTGTGGAACAACTACACAAATTATCCTTGAGGTATTTCTTCTGCTGTGtttatttacataaaatctaacaaatccaaaaaattctTGTGTTACAATCCAACCTATTGTCTATTAGCAGAATAATAGATGTGTACTAATCAATAGTTGCTTAGATTCAATGCTAATATCGTAAAGTTTTAAAACCCCCTCCCAGAAATGTCTACATGGTTTCTGTTAAGGAAATTTGTTGGAAGTTACATTTTCAAATCGTGATTAGCCAACCTATCTATCATTTTCTTGTAAGCCACTTGTAAATCGCTTGATTAGAGTTCTTATTGTTGTCAAGGCCTCCTTCAAACAGAGCATAAGAGACTTTTGATATCTCACAAGAGTAAAACCCAGAACCTTATTCTTTTGCTGAAATGAAATGTTCCTGGAAAGTAGCACTAGGCTAATGCCCATTTTATGCAGAACGCAATGTGATTCTTGCCATCAACTTCCACTATCATGCATCAACCAATCCAGAAAAGCAAAActttaagttatttctcttggATTGCCTGCTGAAACCCTTTCTTCAGTTGTCTAACTGTGTCTTGGTCTGTTTAGTTCCTTATGATTTGCTGGAATATATATGCTTCACTGCTTGGAAGTATATCTTTGAGGTCTGTATGTATAACCCTGAGCTGGTTTGAAGGTAgaaaacacatttaaaaaaccGTTTTGACCGTATATCAAATTGCCTAAGCCCCTTTTGTGCACTAGTAGCACTATTGCTTGTGGATATTTAAGTTCTTAATGCTCTAGACTTGAGACTCTGGTACTTGATAGAACTGCTGTAAGGTCTATATAGGTGTCTGCAGACTCTTGTTTTGAATAAGCTAGTGGTACTGCTTGCATGTGTTGCTCTATGCATCTGgaaattttttcatttggaaAATTATTGGAACATGTTCTCTGCTACTTGAGAAATCCTGTAGACGCTTTGGAGGTTAGAGTGCTAAGGTTTGAGGTTGGATATTTGTCAACCTGTGTATTTGACAATTTGATTCAAAGCTTGACAACTGACAGCATTTGAGAGGTAGTTCTTTTTGCTCAAGGATTTCGTGTGGAGGATATTCCCtgatcatcaatatatatatatatatatatatatatctgtgtatAAATGTATGTATGTCAATAGTTGTCTGTGATTAAATGTTACCATTGGCTACTTAGGTTATATTTACTGTGATTTGTTACAGTTTTGCACCCGAGTTATTTCAGTTTTACCTTCAGTTTCTTTTTTAGTTGTCAATCCCTTGCATGAAACCGTCTTCAGTATCactatttttcatttcctttatcTCCAAATAACTGGAACCCATCAGGTATCATATACCAGACGATGTTTTCCCCTGATTTTTGTACTAAGCCAACTATAACTGAGGGAATGTTCTATGTATATGCATagataaaaaatggaaaagattCTTTTTCGACCCTATTGTTTGATGGACATGTATGATCTATTGTTCTTCCCAAATAGTTAATTTAAACTAGGAATGGATCACATACTTTCCCATTATTTCAGTCAAAATATCATTTGGATGCCATATGTCCTACTCAATTCAACCCAAAAAAGCTATTACTCTACTTAATTGGATTTGGCATATTTATCCAGTACCCATTATATGGCTCTCTTGAATGCGAAGTCTTGAAAGTGAATCAGTTGCTTTTGCTCCATGGTGTTGCTGTTTTTTTTAGAGTTGGCTAAGCTATCTGATTGAACATTTGTATCTTTGGAATTATGTTTTGTTTGCTATTGAGAGCCATCTTGATGGAGTTAATAGAAGAAACATGTTGGAacttatatagatgatgtaggTGATTGTTATTTTGCAGGCATGAAATTGTTGGTGTTGTGACCAAAACTGGGAAGAATGTGAAGAAATTCAAAGTGGGTGACCGAGTTGGAGTTGGGGTCCTAGTGGGCTCCTGCAAGAAATGTGACAGTTGCCAACAGGACTTGGAAAATTACTGTCCTCAAGTGATATTTACCTATAACTCCCTTTATCATGATGGGACAAGAACTTATGGTGGTTATTCTGATGCTGTGGTTGTTGAGGAACGCTATGTGCTCCGCTTTCCTGATAATTTACCCCCTGATGCTGGTGCTCCACTTCTGTGTGCTGGGATCACAGTATACAGCCCTATGAAATATTATGGAATGACTGAGCCTGGCAAGCATTTGGGTGTTGCAGGACTTGGTGGGCTTGGTCATGTTGCGGTGAAATTTGGTAAGGCCTTTGGGTTGAGAGTTACTGTCATTAGTACTTCCCCAAAAAAAGAGGATGAAGCAATCAACAGACTTGGGGCTGATGCTTTTCTTGTTTCTACTGACCCTGCAAAACTGAAGGTACATGTAGCTTGAAGACAGTTatggaaatgaaaatatatCTAGGTTCTTTTAAATTTGGATCAAGAGGAACGGCTACCCCCTTGATTGAGAGTAACGGCTACACAAGGGGGTAGCCCAACATTGATGGAGGTGGTGAATGATCCCAGTTTTCACGTATTTAGATCAAGTGTTGCTATAACTTAGGGCGGCTTTTAAAATTAGTCTGCAAATTGATGTGAACATGATAATCTCATTGTTCCACAATAATCGGCGTATCAGAAACAAGTTTCATGGAAATCAGTTAGTCTAAGACTCTAAATACCCTGATATTTTGTGCTTCCACTTTGCAGGCGGCTATGGGTACTATGGATTACATCATTGACACTGTGTCTGCAGTTCACCCTCTGGCTCCGCTTCTTGGTCTACTGAAGGTGAATGGGAAGCTAGTCACTCTCGGTTTGCCTGAGAAGCCCCTAGAGCTGCCTATCTTTCCTTTAGTTTTGGGTAAGCCACAATAAGCCTTCTTTGCAGAGCACTAatgggtctaaaaaaaaaacaatgagaatCCAAATGCGCACTGGGTCCtggttttagattaaaaaaaaaaaaaaccatttttagaTGCTATCTagtaaagagaaaataaaagtgacgTTGGATTTCTAGATCTACACATATATACCTGTgtcatttgattttgatttagTCCTTACTATTTCAATTCCTCTTAATTTAATGAATTAGAGTCTTTTTTTAAGATATGATTGATCATAGATAGTGCATGTAGTCATTCAAGGGGAAGCCTTTTGTAGGAGTTTGGTGGGTCCTCTTCACCAATGACGACTTCAAAATGGATCATTCCTTATTTTGGATTAACCCTACCTTAGTTCAATACAATTTCTAACTATGTTATACTTACAGGGCGTAAACTTGTTGGAGGAAGTGATGTAGGGGGGATGAAAGAGACACAAGAGATGCTAGATTTCTGTGCAGAGCATGGTATTGCTTCAGACATTGAGCTGATCAGAATGGAAGATGTCAACAAGGCGATGGAAAGGCTTGCCAAATCTGATGTGAGGTACCGATTTGTTATTGATGTGGCAAACTCCTTGTCGCAGTAGATTAGTCGGTGTGCCTTGGCTGCTAGACACCCTTGAACTGAGGTGTGAATATCAGAATAAGTTTCGGATCTGTGATCTAATGGTACTTTGAGGGCAAAACATATAGAATACTATTGAGTTGGACATGTAGCATCCGCCGTTGAACTTTTTCTATGCTATATGGCATCTATTCCCCTTTCCGCATTAACATTCTATGTTTTGCTGTTAATCTACAACGTTTACCATAACTGCTAGTGGCCTGCTTTgatctttcatattttatagCCACTGTCTAACAGCTGAGTGTTGTTAACCACCGTTCCATACTCAAAACATCTGATGCCATTAATTTAATGCACTGGCTTTTGATCATCGCATATCCTGATGATTGGTAACCAAGGTGGCAAAAGCGTAGTGGTTGTAGGAGGGAATGACGCTGATGGTAGATACTCTTGACTGCTAATATTCTCGATTGTAGCTGGGGGGGGAAAGGGAGGGGACATGCTTTCATAAATGCTTGAAGTGAAAATTCGAAACATCTCGATCCTGGAAAACCTTGTATCTCCAACCTCAATTTTCCTCTGGATTGTAAGAGTCGGGTATTGGGAAAATTTATAGTGCTTTCCGGCCAGATAATACTTCTATTTTGTTGGATGACAAGCAGTACTCGTGGTTGCATATATTTTCATGTCTGATGGTACGACTGTAAATTTGTAACACGCCCCATTTCCGTAAGAGAACTAATGCAAGCGATGGACAATTAGGTTGTTTTGGTTTCTAAACtttagttcagtctaattttaaattgaatttaatataaaaatatctaattcttaaattattaaattcatcttaattcaaaatatttttacgCATGAGATCTGTAATtcttttcaacttaaaatatttttatacgtgaaatttataatttttttttttcaattttttataaaagtattaaattcattttaaaatttaaacacattttaaatttagtttagATGAGTTTTACATAACTTTTTCTATTACTCaacttaatattattcataaagaactgagCTCAATTATGTGagattatttaaactaaatttaaaatgtgttttaatgttaagatgagtttagtactttttatgaaaatttaaaaaaaagttgtgagtcttacatataaagatgtgttaagttgaaaaaagttatgaatcTTACGTGTaatgaggttttgagttaaaatgagtttattaatttgagaattagatatttagatgttagactcaacttaaaattagattgaattcaGTTGAGCTTAGCTAAGCTCAACAATCAAACGAAGTCTTAGGCTTTGACTACTAGAAGATGTCGAGGCATTATCAATTTTGAAGATTAGGTCTTTTGGTTATGCAATtcaaataagataagataagatgttttattgaaagttaaataaaatattattataatattatttttattttttaatttaaaaaaaattaaattatttattatattttacgtgaaagtttaaaaaaattataataattatataaaatgtgataagataatttaattttacgtAATTAAACCTGTACTAATTTTCTCATTTAGCTTAACGAGCACTTCTTCCCAGTCGCAAAGGGAGCCGGACTAGCACttttaagattttagaataatttCTAAGAAacagtcaatatatatatatatatatatatatatacacatactaGTAAAGGGtaaacacgtgcattgcaccCGTGCCCTGtagtaaaaatatgaaaaatatttttaaaaataagaatttgctataaaaatatgtaataataaaaaatagattaatatatataattatgaaatgtaatagttttgtctatattttaagattttctcatttatcatataaatatcatatatattatctgtACAatatccataactataacataaGAATTCTTTTAAACACATTTACAGCTATACAATTTTTTACTACAGATCCAAAAGTGACTATTGGAATTGATGTGCAATCGTCATACGTTTCTAAATAAACTTGAtatctaaaaatagtaaataaattattatttattgatattagcaattaatatattctaattataatgtaaaaaattttaactctagaatatgagaaaaaatatttactttgattgtgaagtctatttttttgcaattataacataaaacgttctcttttttttcatatttagttGTTTTGTTGCAATCTTTATGACATGTAATAAAATGGTTgatgtaataaaatttaagtatatgcacagtctaaaatctaaaacacaaatacgggatttatcaaaatattgttcGAAAGTAAGTACGACAAAATATCTTAAGTTTTGAGCTTTAGGGGCTGTTTGAATTCAAAGcccacatcaactcatctcaactcatatcatcttcatcatcacaactttttcaaattctcacacaaatataataaataattcaactttttcaaatctcaaaacaactttctcaaattttcacacaaaatataataaataattcaattttttcaaattcaaaaacaataataatattaaaaaataatattctaaaaatattttattctactattcacaaatcatatcaactcatctctgaatccaaaccactccttacACTTTTCTCTAGAttccaatttttatttcaattgtgACAACGCTTGAAATTCTCTATATTGTCGAGAATCTCTTTGATAGCTTGGTTAATTGTCTCAAGGCGTTCCAAGATGGAGGGCTTGGGCGAGTTTAAAACCATTTTAGACACAATTCTTTCTAGAGAAGTTACtgtcattttgtatttttccatTGAAATTTTCTAATCCTGTTATAACTTTTACCATTCCGGATgaggaatggtagtgaaaactatcacattgagatttcgagaaattttaataagtaaaaaaataatataccacaaatatcatatagtcatataaaagtaaacacaaATAAATGTATGGACACATGCATGACATAAAACTTTGAGTGTATGCACTATGgacttttcttataaaaataatatttctcatcttctttttaaaCCACTTTTTTTGCAACTATAAATGGGTAGatttatgtctatatttttagaattttttttattgtttacaatacatattatacacatgatgtgcataatatttataactataatacaacGACTTACAAGAACCAAATGACAACTTTAAGATGTATGCGATcgacttttataattttttagtatcaTAACCTCGATATCAaagtagctatatatatatatatatataaagtaggaAAAGAAATCAATTAATTCCAAATAAGAATTTCATATAGATTATATTCAATGAACCAAATGAGATATTACACTTTAGAATAGAACAaacttattaaaagaaattaaaacgatgagagaagaagatattcatacaacaaatatataatgttaacaatttattttagttatagttgtatttatataaatacaaaaaaaattgaataatattttctcaGATGATATAAAAGAGAACATACTAGAAAGTAAAAGACAAGTAAAAGAGCAATGGAAATTGAGGAGATTGACAAGAACCAGCTTGAAGAACAGTAAATGAAGAACAAAAGTAgcaaatgtgtaaaaaaaaaaaaatagaaaaataaacaagaaaaatgtatggttataattcttaaatagaacatatgttattattattaatagtcatgctgttttgttttattattgtcatGCTCGATGTggattccattttattttatttaaaccttTGTGGTGTAGTGGATTGTGTGCAGTGgattgagaagaagaagagatgaagaaaatgtaaaatgtattaataattctGAATAGCTTTCCATTACCAAGTAGTGGGTGCCACGCTACTTGGATGTGCTAACAGAACAACCGAAATAATAAGTaaatgaagatgaaatgaaatgtaaagtAAATGCAATtacaatgaaatgaaatgtgtcTTCCAGAGGACCAGAAGCTTTAGCACTTTAAAGTGTTGGCGTGATCGTGTCCTTTGATTTCATCAACGGTGTATGACTTCTTTTGACTTGTTCCTTCTCACTTGTCGCCCTTTAGGTTTCTGTGTTCATTCATTTGTCTCAATCTTTCCTCTCTTCTAACATTTTCTTCTGGACTCTTCTTCTCcaccctctctttttcttgttctCTCTTCTCCATCGTAGCACTACAGAGCTCTAATTCATCCTCTCAGGCAGATCAACAGCAAGAAAACCTCACCATTTTGCCTAtcatcagttcatttctttcatctctctctttctaccTCTCTAGAACAGAAGATATTTATTTCGTCTTCATGTCTTTATCTTTACTTTTTCGTTAGTCTAtagggttttctttttgaaattgttttatttttctgctttttGTACATTGTTGGTGTTTTGTACATACGGATAGCAATCgatgtaaaatttttttgaagttggTCCATCtctgatttctttttttctatagtTCTGAATAGatctttatatatttgaagACTTGGTATTCAGATCTGGGTgggttttttttcccccttacAGATCTTCAGATCCAACTCaatgctcattttttttcctcttaatttttttttcttcatacagATCCCAGTTGGTGTAACTTTTTAATGAAGTCCATTAaatattcttttccttttataaatCTGAACAAGTCTTCATATACTTGAAGTCATCGTGTTCAGATCTGAGtgatgtcaatttttttttcacttattcCTTCATCTaggaatttttttcttccatcgtGTATTTGTAGGTAAATCAATGcgaaagtgatttttttttctctgattgtcgaagtttttatatttaagtttaACTCGGAgcccctttttttctttgttttctttgttgtatgtttttctgtaagtgaagttttttttttcaagtgggTTTATTTCTGTGATTTATGTTTTGTGTTTTCTGGTTCTCTGTCTCTTTAATCTCTGTTTCTCTCCGAACAGATGCTCACAAATTTGAAGAGATCATTTTcagatctattttttatttattttttccagaaGGCAGtggaaaacagaagaaaaacaaaaaataaagatagaatgggaaaaaaaatataagaacagGGGCAATTCtggtaaaaaaatattggatgaCCGAAATTGAAAGAtagaatggaaaaataaatataaaaacaggggcaatcctgaaaaagaaaagtatttgaCGATTGAAATTGAAAGACAGAAATGGAAAATGAATAGAAAAGTAAAGGTAAAATTGGAACAAATAGTGGACAACAGCTGCTTATTgacacttattatatataagatatatttcTTATTGCATGTAAGAAAttgttaataattttaatacatGAATTTTGCATGACTTGAAAGAGTCTAACCGGCCGGAGCGCCAACTTAGTCAATGTCAACACTTTCATCGtatttgagattatttttactACCACTTATCAATCGTCATTCAAAAAACAGGTTtcagatttttcctttttttttttttttttaaaatgagcgTACgagatttatacattttaaatctatatataattttctaattaaatgTGTATACATTCTTTTGCATTTAAGAAtagtttagattcagagataaattaagatgaattaagatggtttgttaatagtagaataaaagttaaattatttattatattttatatgaaaatttgaaaaagttattttaagatttgaaaaaattgaattatttattatattttatgtgaaaatttaaaaaaaattataatgatgagatgaaataaattaaaatgagttgaggtgaattTCTAATACAAAcgaaatcttattttataattttggaaGGAGGAAAACAAGCAACTTTTGAGTTTATACGCGGATATGATCGTGGTGTGTGGCCTGCAATTAATGACTAATTAAGCAGATGCCCCAGCCTCACACAAGTGTGAGAATGACAGGCACAGAGAGAAACAATGCAACTCTCCTTTACAAATTCATTGCTCCATGGTTTGAGGGACACGTACGAccggatcatatatatatatatatatatatatatatatattagtggtGTTTGTTCTTCTTTAAATACGAACTTCTTTGCAGGATATTCCAGCTTAAAGCTGGCTAGTGCACATgcttcaaaaaatttatatatacatccCATAACAACACATCCCTATACTCACCTGCTCCCGTCTCTTTATTTCCTTTGATCTTCTTCGCTCGAAAGAATGACTTCTTCCTTCCAATGTCTAGCCTATCTCTACTTgagctttctttccttcattcTTATACCCAAAACCTTTGCTTGGGATTGGGGACCTGTGGATACCACGGAAGGCTTCGTTTCTCTCCCTCTAGATCAATCTCACTATCACATTCAGAGACCCTATGATGTGCCTGAAGACCAGCGTTATAGCTTCATCAATGGAATTCACAAGTGTTGGGTTTACTCTACAGACAAGCCTCACACTCGTACGAGTCAAACCAAACCCCGAACAGAGATTGCCATACACGTAAGTACTCATGATCATACCAAATCCTATCtttaatgagtaatgatacCCAGGCCACTCTCTCTTTTACTATCATCTTGATTCTATCATCCCATCATATTGTTGTGATGATGAATTATTCATCTATAACAtcaatttacattaaaaaaaatatatatatattggtatttGAACTCTTAATTTGATGAATATAATGGGTTCCACAATAAGTAATAAGTACTTACAAAtcaagtttataaatatatagcaTGTATAGCTCCTAATATTATGCAAACTATTTTCTCAGGACTACGGTTATTCATCAGGAGTTTGGCAGTTTGAAGGATATGGATATGTGCCAAACGGGACATCAGG harbors:
- the LOC121250124 gene encoding probable cinnamyl alcohol dehydrogenase 9 is translated as MAKSPEEEHPQKVFGWAARDSSGVLSPFHFSRRENGEEDVTIKILYCGVCHSDLHTVKNDWGFTRFPVVPGHEIVGVVTKTGKNVKKFKVGDRVGVGVLVGSCKKCDSCQQDLENYCPQVIFTYNSLYHDGTRTYGGYSDAVVVEERYVLRFPDNLPPDAGAPLLCAGITVYSPMKYYGMTEPGKHLGVAGLGGLGHVAVKFGKAFGLRVTVISTSPKKEDEAINRLGADAFLVSTDPAKLKAAMGTMDYIIDTVSAVHPLAPLLGLLKVNGKLVTLGLPEKPLELPIFPLVLGRKLVGGSDVGGMKETQEMLDFCAEHGIASDIELIRMEDVNKAMERLAKSDVRYRFVIDVANSLSQ
- the LOC121250383 gene encoding citrate-binding protein-like, whose product is MTSSFQCLAYLYLSFLSFILIPKTFAWDWGPVDTTEGFVSLPLDQSHYHIQRPYDVPEDQRYSFINGIHKCWVYSTDKPHTRTSQTKPRTEIAIHDYGYSSGVWQFEGYGYVPNGTSGVCIMQVFGASPPHATTLMIRVYNGSLMYYKGPVLVPNIYDRWFRLNVIHNVDAAKVKVYVDGHLKLVAEGRGGNSHAFKCGVYAQNDDSLCMESRWKGIKVLRKCD